The following proteins are encoded in a genomic region of Xanthocytophaga agilis:
- a CDS encoding SDR family NAD(P)-dependent oxidoreductase, producing the protein MSQQKQIKIMRQNNYQGALQQPVGSGFNAKSTTTEVIKGIDLSGKIAIVTGGNTGIGLETTRTLATAGATVIVPARDIEKAKRNLEGINNVELEPLDLMSPDSIDAFAKKFIASGRPLYLLINNAGIMWVPLRRDNRGIESQLATNYLAQFQLTARLWPALKKANGARVVNVSSQGHQFAPFNFDDPNFINREYETLQGYGQSKTAVNLFSMELDNRAQSSNVRVYSVHPGSIAGTELGREASLELFQKMGFLDADGNLLPEVAASLKTIPQGAATTVWCATSPKLTTIGGVYCEDGEVAELASDTSMSAGVKSYSLDEVSARRLWTWSEELTGISFKI; encoded by the coding sequence TTGTCTCAACAAAAACAAATTAAAATCATGAGACAAAACAATTATCAGGGAGCGTTGCAACAACCAGTAGGTTCCGGGTTTAACGCCAAATCAACAACAACTGAAGTAATCAAGGGTATCGACCTTTCCGGGAAAATCGCCATCGTAACCGGAGGTAACACTGGCATCGGGTTGGAAACAACAAGAACGCTTGCAACGGCAGGTGCAACCGTAATCGTGCCTGCCAGAGACATAGAAAAGGCAAAACGTAATCTTGAAGGTATCAATAATGTAGAACTTGAACCGCTGGATCTCATGAGTCCGGATTCAATTGATGCTTTTGCTAAAAAGTTCATCGCTTCGGGCAGACCACTTTATCTACTCATTAATAATGCCGGCATCATGTGGGTTCCGCTACGTAGAGACAACCGTGGTATTGAATCACAGTTAGCGACTAACTACTTAGCTCAGTTTCAACTTACAGCGAGGTTATGGCCAGCCCTTAAAAAAGCTAATGGTGCGCGCGTAGTGAATGTCTCTTCACAGGGTCATCAGTTCGCACCATTCAATTTTGATGATCCGAATTTTATAAACAGGGAATACGAAACGTTACAAGGATATGGTCAATCCAAGACGGCTGTCAACTTGTTTTCAATGGAGTTGGATAATCGCGCACAATCATCCAACGTACGTGTGTACAGTGTACATCCAGGCTCTATCGCAGGAACTGAGTTAGGAAGAGAAGCATCATTGGAACTATTTCAGAAAATGGGATTCCTTGATGCAGATGGTAACCTTCTGCCGGAAGTAGCGGCTTCATTAAAGACCATCCCGCAAGGTGCCGCTACTACGGTATGGTGTGCTACTTCACCAAAGCTTACCACTATCGGAGGCGTTTATTGTGAAGATGGAGAAGTTGCTGAGTTGGCTTCTGATACCAGTATGTCTGCTGGCGTAAAATCATATTCATTAGATGAAGTCAGTGCCAGGCGCTTGTGGACATGGAGCGAAGAACTCACTGGCATTTCATTCAAAATTTAA
- a CDS encoding SDR family NAD(P)-dependent oxidoreductase yields the protein MTSLKNKVAVITGGNSGIGYATAKALREAGANVIITGRRKEAVEKAAQDLNVSSLVSDQSILSDIETLAANVAQQFGKVDILLINAGITKFAPIELITENVFNEVMDVNFKGAYFTLSKFIPVLNDSASVILLSSTSATISPPGASVYAASKAALNAVMKIAALELASRKIRVNSVSPGPVSTEIMNKLGLDKNVEEQMIGSIPLARFGKASEVADLITFLSGDNASFITGSNFLIDGGQSV from the coding sequence ATGACAAGTCTTAAAAATAAAGTTGCTGTGATAACAGGCGGCAACAGTGGAATAGGATATGCGACAGCAAAAGCATTGCGTGAAGCGGGTGCGAATGTAATTATAACAGGTCGAAGAAAGGAAGCAGTTGAAAAAGCCGCCCAAGACCTAAATGTAAGCAGCTTAGTGTCCGATCAGTCCATATTGTCGGACATTGAGACCCTGGCAGCCAACGTTGCGCAGCAATTTGGTAAAGTGGATATATTACTGATCAATGCAGGGATCACAAAATTCGCACCTATTGAGCTGATAACAGAAAATGTATTTAATGAAGTCATGGATGTTAATTTCAAGGGCGCTTATTTTACGTTAAGTAAATTCATTCCTGTATTGAATGATAGTGCATCGGTAATACTCTTGTCTTCCACGTCTGCTACCATTTCCCCTCCAGGTGCATCGGTATATGCGGCAAGCAAGGCAGCATTGAATGCCGTAATGAAAATTGCCGCCCTTGAGTTGGCTTCACGAAAAATTCGTGTAAATTCCGTCAGTCCTGGCCCTGTATCTACGGAGATTATGAATAAACTTGGTCTGGATAAAAATGTTGAGGAACAAATGATTGGCAGCATTCCATTAGCAAGGTTTGGAAAAGCCAGTGAAGTTGCAGATCTGATCACATTTTTATCAGGAGACAACGCTTCATTTATTACGGGTTCTAATTTTCTCATTGATGGTGGTCAGTCTGTGTAA
- a CDS encoding AraC family transcriptional regulator: MEFKAKYITDDIKLSWYEDKFFKSDIMFDHHMLVWFISGETKIVQADASYIFKKGDIFLIPRNQLATIINYPKDGSPHKTVVMHLSTTRLREFYANLNVKPKASEQRILHYNNHPLLESCLSSLIPYFDMKELPTEIASLKITEAISILRSIDKSIDNVLANFEEPGKIDLITYMEKNFMFNLPLEKFGYLTGRSLTTFKRDFSKAFNTTPQRWLTKKRLELAHYQFVEKKKKPIEVCYEVGFENLSHFSYAFKKQFGYAPSALVDKER, from the coding sequence ATGGAGTTTAAAGCAAAGTACATAACCGATGATATTAAACTTTCCTGGTATGAGGATAAGTTTTTCAAATCAGACATCATGTTTGATCATCACATGCTTGTGTGGTTTATTTCAGGAGAAACTAAAATTGTCCAGGCCGATGCCTCGTACATTTTTAAAAAGGGTGACATCTTCCTGATTCCCAGAAATCAGCTTGCTACTATTATCAATTATCCGAAAGATGGTAGTCCTCATAAGACAGTGGTTATGCATCTATCTACTACCAGACTTCGGGAGTTTTACGCCAACCTGAATGTGAAACCAAAAGCATCAGAGCAGCGAATCCTTCATTATAACAATCATCCGCTATTGGAAAGTTGCCTCTCTTCTCTCATACCATACTTTGATATGAAAGAGCTCCCAACGGAAATTGCTTCTTTGAAGATCACCGAAGCCATCAGCATTCTAAGAAGCATCGATAAGAGCATCGATAACGTGTTAGCTAATTTTGAAGAGCCTGGAAAAATTGATCTGATCACGTACATGGAGAAAAACTTTATGTTCAATCTGCCTTTGGAAAAATTCGGTTATCTCACTGGAAGAAGTCTCACCACGTTCAAAAGGGATTTTAGTAAGGCATTCAATACAACTCCTCAGCGATGGCTTACGAAAAAACGATTGGAGCTGGCACATTACCAATTTGTAGAGAAGAAAAAGAAGCCAATCGAAGTATGTTATGAGGTGGGCTTTGAAAACCTATCGCATTTTTCGTATGCTTTCAAAAAGCAGTTCGGTTATGCACCTTCCGCGTTGGTCGATAAAGAGAGGTGA
- a CDS encoding DMP19 family protein, with translation MTDSGLTDLDKKWFDFTSAYVTKLSKTGGHDWDSLSEEEQELAALWKLEMDMYNGGFIQFFCNWGYDCYTHAVRCLTKLQANECLDIITQQYSIIERLGEDDRLTALWDIPKYLTEEETKALDELDHRYWDNTDSIQEKTFQVYGYLQQ, from the coding sequence ATGACAGATTCCGGACTTACTGACCTTGATAAAAAATGGTTTGACTTTACATCAGCATATGTCACAAAACTCAGTAAAACTGGTGGACATGACTGGGATAGCTTATCTGAGGAGGAACAGGAACTGGCAGCTCTTTGGAAGCTGGAAATGGATATGTACAATGGTGGCTTTATTCAGTTTTTCTGTAACTGGGGGTATGACTGTTATACCCATGCAGTCCGTTGTCTGACTAAACTGCAAGCCAATGAGTGTCTGGATATTATTACACAACAGTATAGCATCATTGAAAGACTAGGAGAGGATGACCGTCTTACAGCTTTATGGGATATACCTAAATACCTGACAGAAGAGGAAACAAAGGCACTAGACGAGTTGGATCACCGCTATTGGGATAACACAGATTCTATACAGGAAAAAACCTTTCAGGTATATGGCTATCTGCAGCAATAA
- a CDS encoding DUF4249 family protein translates to MNAFRNYCLLITLLCMLLATSCVEQMDLHEINGNVTGRIVVEGLITNEKKAHLIRISRTDVPIPQSPQAGVSQANVSISEGAHTYLLHPLDTLPGIYATEDTVQGEVGKTYTLHIEIDGQVYTASSTMEPVTPFTPEKEIFRTPNRIENPLPDNFAIYQLEFPKVRYGVAKPAKVVYLAKDPITQDMLNAFHYEFPGVDPQGFLLNFQGHNAQLMLEEGTVIQQYKYSLSQENYEFTRAVYAQTAFKGGLFDRVVANVPTNMSNGALGFFGASEFISRSFVFRKDLLQ, encoded by the coding sequence ATGAATGCATTTAGAAACTATTGTCTTCTTATTACACTTCTGTGCATGCTGCTGGCTACATCCTGTGTAGAACAAATGGATTTGCATGAAATAAACGGTAATGTTACAGGCAGGATCGTAGTGGAAGGACTAATCACCAATGAGAAGAAAGCACATCTGATCCGGATAAGCCGGACAGATGTACCAATCCCTCAATCACCGCAGGCAGGTGTATCACAGGCTAATGTTTCTATTTCAGAAGGAGCACATACCTATCTGCTACATCCATTAGATACTCTCCCCGGCATATATGCCACTGAGGATACTGTACAGGGTGAGGTAGGTAAGACCTACACATTACATATAGAAATAGATGGACAGGTATACACGGCTTCCTCTACCATGGAACCTGTCACGCCATTTACACCTGAAAAGGAAATATTCCGGACGCCCAATCGGATCGAAAATCCATTGCCGGATAACTTTGCTATTTATCAGCTGGAATTTCCAAAAGTACGATATGGTGTAGCCAAACCCGCAAAGGTGGTCTATCTGGCAAAAGACCCGATAACTCAGGATATGCTCAATGCTTTTCACTATGAATTTCCTGGTGTAGATCCACAAGGATTTCTGTTAAACTTTCAGGGGCATAATGCACAACTGATGCTGGAAGAGGGAACCGTGATACAACAATACAAATACTCACTATCACAGGAAAACTACGAATTCACACGGGCAGTATACGCACAGACAGCCTTCAAAGGAGGATTATTTGACCGGGTTGTGGCAAATGTTCCTACCAATATGAGCAATGGTGCCCTAGGCTTTTTTGGTGCTTCAGAATTCATCTCCCGCTCGTTTGTCTTCCGCAAAGACCTATTGCAGTAA
- a CDS encoding ABC transporter ATP-binding protein: protein MATLWKYLRPHQSLIFLSLLFATGAQLLTLVDPIIFGKIVDEYANTAVVATAYPPDIVSQVLVWLGIAFAVALGARLFKALQEYTTRLTVARFGRQIFDEGLRQTLRLSFPEFEESSSGETLSILQKVKTDTERFVQSFINVLFSTLVGVAFLIWYSITKNGVLIAFFLLGIVLLGSLSGLLSKQIKSIQRSINKQTNRLSGVITESLRNVELIRSLGLTFSEIRHLKDLTLKIFDLERTKAKRVQSLSFFQGITLALLRHSILFILLWLIFHKQLSNGELITMQFISTTIFGPLQDLGNLILQYREVEASIQHFDGLMKKPVEQRPPQWVEIDQLHTLRFEDVVFRHKTASYNAIDGISFEVKKGETIAFVGPSGSGKSTLVKLLVGLYTPQHGKIYFNEHLSSTIRYNPLRRQIGFVSQDTHLFAGSIADNLRLVKPDATEEQLRDAMEKASATRLLTRSADGLNTMLGENGLKLSGGEKQRLSIARALLRQPQLLIFDEATSALDSITEEDITDTIREISQRRGQITILIAHRLSTILHADVIYVLEKGKIVEMGNHDDLLKQKGLYYAMWRQQIGERRFA, encoded by the coding sequence ATGGCAACATTATGGAAATACCTCCGTCCTCATCAATCACTTATTTTTCTGTCCTTATTATTTGCAACTGGAGCCCAACTGCTAACATTAGTAGATCCCATCATCTTTGGAAAAATTGTAGATGAGTATGCAAACACTGCTGTGGTAGCTACTGCTTATCCTCCAGACATCGTTAGTCAGGTGCTTGTCTGGCTGGGAATAGCCTTTGCGGTAGCGTTGGGAGCCCGTTTGTTTAAAGCCTTGCAAGAGTATACAACACGTCTTACTGTTGCCCGTTTTGGCCGTCAGATCTTTGACGAAGGCCTCCGGCAAACCTTGCGCCTTTCGTTTCCGGAATTTGAAGAAAGTAGCAGTGGAGAAACACTTTCCATTCTGCAAAAGGTAAAGACAGATACAGAGCGTTTTGTGCAATCATTTATCAATGTGCTGTTTTCTACACTGGTTGGAGTAGCGTTTCTGATCTGGTATAGCATTACCAAAAATGGTGTACTGATCGCATTTTTCCTGTTAGGAATAGTGTTGTTGGGGTCATTGAGTGGACTACTTTCCAAACAAATTAAATCCATCCAGCGGTCTATTAATAAACAAACCAACCGCCTGTCAGGTGTGATTACAGAGAGCCTGCGCAATGTGGAACTGATTCGTAGTCTGGGGCTCACATTTTCCGAAATCCGCCATCTGAAAGACTTAACCCTGAAGATTTTTGATCTGGAAAGGACAAAAGCAAAACGTGTACAGTCACTTTCATTTTTTCAGGGTATTACACTGGCACTATTGCGTCATTCGATTCTGTTTATTCTGCTCTGGCTTATTTTTCACAAACAACTCAGCAATGGTGAACTTATCACAATGCAGTTTATTTCAACAACCATCTTTGGGCCTTTGCAAGACTTGGGTAATCTGATTTTGCAGTACAGAGAAGTTGAGGCTTCTATCCAGCATTTTGATGGTTTGATGAAAAAGCCTGTAGAGCAACGTCCGCCTCAATGGGTTGAGATAGATCAGTTGCATACACTACGATTTGAAGATGTTGTTTTTCGTCATAAGACTGCCTCTTACAATGCAATTGACGGTATTTCCTTTGAAGTTAAAAAAGGCGAAACCATTGCTTTTGTAGGACCATCCGGTTCAGGAAAATCCACGCTGGTAAAGTTGCTGGTAGGATTATATACTCCACAACATGGAAAAATTTATTTCAATGAGCATCTCTCGTCTACTATCCGCTACAATCCCCTTCGACGACAGATCGGCTTTGTATCTCAGGATACCCATTTGTTTGCAGGCAGCATAGCCGATAACCTGCGACTGGTAAAACCTGATGCTACAGAGGAACAACTAAGGGACGCCATGGAAAAAGCATCTGCCACCCGTCTCCTGACCCGTTCGGCAGATGGACTCAATACCATGCTGGGAGAAAACGGTTTGAAGTTATCTGGAGGAGAAAAACAACGACTTTCCATTGCGCGGGCGTTGTTACGCCAACCCCAACTGCTGATTTTTGATGAGGCAACATCTGCTCTCGATTCTATCACAGAAGAAGATATTACAGATACAATTCGTGAGATCTCACAACGTAGAGGTCAGATCACCATTCTGATAGCCCATCGGCTGTCTACTATCCTGCATGCAGATGTGATCTATGTACTCGAAAAAGGAAAGATTGTGGAAATGGGTAATCACGATGATCTTCTGAAACAGAAAGGATTGTACTATGCTATGTGGAGGCAACAAATCGGTGAACGCAGATTTGCCTGA